From Quercus robur chromosome 8, dhQueRobu3.1, whole genome shotgun sequence:
CTCCAGAGTTTGACCTCTTTTTTCCTCAATAAACCCCTCTGCTATCCATAAGCGAATTAGTCTTCCGCGTGTAACAGAGTAATCTTCAGGAAAATTGCAGAAGTACATGAAACAAGACTTAAGATTAGGCGATAGATGGTAGTAACTCTGCAAGAATTTTCCGATATATTCAAGGCTTCCTGGTTCAAACTCAAGATTGTCATGGACTTTCTTGAACTCCATAATAGTTTGTGGCTTACGGGATAAGATCTTGCCAATTGCAACAATTGCTAGTGGCAATCCTTCACATcgtttcacaattttttcagACCACTCCTCACATGAAATAAGGCATTTACCATTTGGGAAGGCCTTTTTAAGGAAGAGCTCTGAAGCCTCTTCCCATGTTAATGGATTTAGATTGAGatcataaataaaatcatgAGAGGTGGCACAATAAGAAGCAATGTTGCGTTTACGAGTAGAAACGATTATTCTACTACCTTGATTATTAAAAGGAAGTACATTTCTAATGCATTTCCACTCATCTTCACTCCAAATACCATCTAAAACAAGTATGTACCTTTTCTGCTGTAAATGAGTGTGTAGACAACGTCTTCGATCTCTTCCTTGGTAAATTGGTAATTCCAACGCCTCCCAAATTCTCTCTAACATGCGCTCACAAGAGCGTGATACAGGAACCCAAGCATGGCATTCGAAAGTTACCTTCACCATTTGATAGACTTCATGGATAAGAGTGGTTTTACCCGAGCCAGCACCTCCTAATACTGAAATTACAACATCCCTTGATTCATTGTTGAGAATAAGTCGCCGAAGTTCTTTTCCGCGCCTTTCAATGCCCACAAGAGGCTCATCCGAGGAATATGGATAAGCCTCTGGAGGGATCTCTGCAGCCGTAGAACTTGAAGGCAAGTTAGAGCACCCAATGCGAAGTTTCTCTAAGTCATTGATTCGGCCTTTGATCTTGGCTTTGAGACCTCTCATTGAAGAGGACAATTGAATACCTGGAATAAAGTTCTTAACAGGGTGGGCAATATTATGAACAATTTtccttgcttgatgagtatggaAGTGTTCAGGAACTTGAAACATGTATTCTTCAATTGCATCCTCAGCCTCATATGCTAGATTCCGGACGTTTTTAAGTAGATCCTTCCAACCTTCAGTATCTTCTCTTCCATCTGTGTCCTTAAGGAAGCCTTTCAAGGTATCCATCAAGTTTTTGACTTCTTCAATATCATGAGTTACATAGGGATAGATGCGTAACAATCTATCAACCAGAGCTAGTGCTCCTGAAAGTGCAATTTCAGCCATTAATTCTGCTTATTTTCTCTTCTagtttgttctctctctctctctgtctctctctggCTAAGCAAATATGAAGGtattctacccaaaataaataaataaataaaagaagaaaacattGAAGGTTAACTTGTGTTAAGAAAACCGCAGCTGTAGTCCACAAGGATAGCAGCAAAGTCATACGCGGCTAGTGTATCATACACGCTTTACAACATGAAGGCCACATGACCATTCTACGTTTCTTATCTCTGCGTGGAAATTTTCTGAAACATCTGgaataatatttttggtaaGAGAAACTTGAGCAATGCAGGTGGATACTAGGTAATTAGGAACTGGTAATGCTAAAGATACATAAAATGGTATAAAGTTGTATTATTTTATGTGTCTTTAGCACTACTTATAGCTATTTCGagcaaaaattcaattttttgaaaataaaaatcctatgCCCAACAAACCTTACGGTCCGTTTGGTAAGCAAATTTGAACAATGTTTTGTGTGATTGAATGCTCACAACCACAGGCCCCACTTTGGAGTGAGTTGCTTGGTAAGGGAACTCTAACGAGGGTATTTAGATAAAAGTATTGGGTCGTTTAAAACACGTTTTTAGTGTTTCACTTTGCACTCCATCAATTATCATGTGttatgtgtttgattttttttcctttttaagttttggttatttcataaagaaaaaatgaactTGTGGCCCATCATAATTGGTGGAATATTAAGAGTGAGAggaaagatttttattttttatgaacaaatACTTTTATTCAATCAACAAAAGTGACTCTTTAGTAGTGTGATACTATTATGTGCAATCATGCAATATTCTTTCACATGAGGTGAATTTCATATGTCATATGAGAGGATGTTGCATTCAACCAATAtatcattcaaaataataaatcgAGGACTCATTCCAAAGTGAGAGGATGTTACACGTAACAtgttacacaaaataataaaacctCTATTAAGCAAGGACAAATTCAACTCTGTCTCTAAGacaaattaaatcaataaaactAGGCTAACTCAGAATTTACACGAACAAAAGCCAATTAACCGCTACAACAAAACAGTCACTTAGCTCAATAAGTGCCCTTCAAgtaccaaaaaagaagaagaaagtaatgTTCCGAATAGAGCAAAGGATTCTATTATGTTAGGATTACTCTTCATTGTTACTAATCTGAATCTGAtataattcataaaatttttgacTAAAGTCTCCATAGTCTCCTTAACTTCTCATAGCTCTTCCATGAATCACCATTCCTGTCCAtccaaataacaaatatattgttactgaaaagagaaataaaaaaaaaaaaaaaaaaataccataagGACCACGCAGAGGTGTAACTTGATGGTAAGAGTTTTTGTTCCAGCAATCAAAGATGAGCAGTTCGAGCGTAACCCCAACAAAACTCATGTAATACATGTGATATTA
This genomic window contains:
- the LOC126694141 gene encoding disease resistance protein RPM1-like; translation: MAEIALSGALALVDRLLRIYPYVTHDIEEVKNLMDTLKGFLKDTDGREDTEGWKDLLKNVRNLAYEAEDAIEEYMFQVPEHFHTHQARKIVHNIAHPVKNFIPGIQLSSSMRGLKAKIKGRINDLEKLRIGCSNLPSSSTAAEIPPEAYPYSSDEPLVGIERRGKELRRLILNNESRDVVISVLGGAGSGKTTLIHEVYQMVKVTFECHAWVPVSRSCERMLERIWEALELPIYQGRDRRRCLHTHLQQKRYILVLDGIWSEDEWKCIRNVLPFNNQGSRIIVSTRKRNIASYCATSHDFIYDLNLNPLTWEEASELFLKKAFPNGKCLISCEEWSEKIVKRCEGLPLAIVAIGKILSRKPQTIMEFKKVHDNLEFEPGSLEYIGKFLQSYYHLSPNLKSCFMYFCNFPEDYSVTRGRLIRLWIAEGFIEEKRGQTLEQVADEYLDELVQMSLVQVSRWDCEGRVRSCRVSNLARGFILSKSEKENFVTVITRPHTNLSQNHRRLSLHICTTNILKGKDFSHVRTFSMFGGDRSFELLVRGVFSNFRLLRVLDLENAVLLVFPQEVVTLNLLRYLSLRNTKIDSLPKSIKKLQNLIVLDLRQTFVLELPMGILEIPKLLYLLVDCRGRNNATVGVEVSQGIGCLKWLQKLSLIKANNKNGSIVEELGNLIELRKLGIIELKNKDSRDFCASIEKMENLSSLYVESANEFLDLNYVKKSPQMIENLSLGGRLHNIPEWILSLKGLFKLELKWSQLAKSPLEVLWGLPSLKVLHLHDAYSGEVLEFRAGWFLELRILVIEQCWWLKTVVIPGLAMPKLQKLTIENCNSLTMVHIAISTLTHLEKTNVPQHLLEFLD